A genomic window from Streptomyces sp. WMMC940 includes:
- a CDS encoding acyl-CoA dehydrogenase family protein, whose protein sequence is MDFTPTDGQAAARDLAARIFGDLSTPERLAAAGAGTDAELWKALGEAGLVAAVEDVGLLGLVLLLEEQGRTTAQVPFAVSCVYGQLALGRHGTEEQRARLLPAFGDGSAVATGAFPGGGAIRADALLDGGAVRSGGDGRLTGTTGWVPWLRDATHVLVPDADRSLWLVRVADAATVPVETTAPWAAAVLRLDGTPAERIGSGGAYRDVLAAARVAFAGLQAGVCAGSLARAVAHTSVREQFGRPLSTRQAVQLRAADAHMDTEAIRVTAYEAAWRFDEGLSCATQALTAGWWASEAGRRVVHTGQHLHGGVGADLGHPVHRHFLWGRQIDAHLGCGARLLDELGALLAGRERVEREAREQPAAHEEKEATA, encoded by the coding sequence ATGGACTTCACCCCGACCGACGGGCAGGCGGCGGCCCGTGATCTGGCCGCGCGGATCTTCGGAGACCTCTCCACCCCGGAACGGCTCGCCGCGGCCGGGGCGGGGACGGACGCCGAGCTGTGGAAGGCCCTGGGCGAGGCCGGGCTCGTCGCGGCGGTGGAGGACGTCGGACTGCTCGGTCTGGTCCTGCTGCTGGAGGAGCAGGGCCGCACGACCGCGCAGGTGCCGTTCGCGGTGAGCTGTGTCTACGGCCAGCTGGCCCTGGGCCGGCACGGCACGGAGGAGCAGCGGGCACGCCTGCTGCCGGCGTTCGGGGACGGCTCGGCCGTGGCGACCGGCGCCTTTCCTGGTGGAGGCGCGATACGGGCCGACGCCCTGCTCGACGGGGGGGCGGTGCGGTCCGGTGGCGACGGCCGGCTGACCGGGACGACGGGGTGGGTGCCGTGGCTGCGGGACGCCACGCACGTCCTGGTGCCGGACGCGGACCGCAGCCTCTGGCTGGTGCGGGTGGCGGACGCGGCGACCGTCCCGGTGGAGACGACCGCCCCCTGGGCCGCGGCCGTGCTCCGGCTGGACGGCACACCCGCCGAACGGATCGGGAGCGGCGGGGCGTACCGGGATGTGCTCGCCGCCGCCAGAGTCGCCTTCGCCGGTCTCCAGGCCGGGGTGTGCGCGGGTTCGCTCGCCCGGGCCGTCGCCCACACCTCCGTGCGGGAGCAGTTCGGGCGCCCGCTCTCCACCCGGCAGGCGGTCCAGCTCCGGGCGGCCGACGCCCATATGGACACGGAGGCGATCCGGGTCACCGCGTACGAGGCGGCATGGCGGTTCGACGAAGGACTGTCCTGCGCCACCCAGGCGCTCACGGCGGGGTGGTGGGCGTCCGAGGCCGGACGACGGGTCGTCCACACCGGTCAGCATCTGCACGGCGGTGTCGGCGCCGATCTGGGCCACCCCGTCCACCGGCACTTCCTCTGGGGTCGCCAGATCGACGCCCATCTGGGCTGCGGCGCCCGGCTGCTGGACGAGCTCGGCGCGTTGCTGGCCGGTCGGGAGCGGGTGGAGCGCGAGGCGCGCGAGCAACCGGCGGCACACGAGGAGAAGGAGGCGACGGCATGA
- a CDS encoding bifunctional DNA primase/polymerase produces the protein MATTDRHTATLALAHALSAAERGLPVIPLSPTKLPALPSPHRLDPEPAHCRGECGLPGHGVHDATADPAAVRALFSAAPWATGYGIACGRPPHHLIGVDLDTRTAATGATDSAAALRQLALRHLFTIPETVTVITPSGGRHLWLTGPSDVVVPNSASRLAPGIDIRGAGGYLVGPGSVSAHGAYRLAPGSAELPPAPCPDALLKLIAPPAATHRPAPARAPHGQGLIHFVLAAHEGQRNTRLFWAACRAYENGIGESLADALTEAAVRAGLTEREARATIASAARLTSR, from the coding sequence ATGGCCACCACCGACCGGCACACCGCCACCCTGGCCCTCGCCCACGCCCTCTCCGCCGCCGAGCGCGGGCTCCCCGTGATCCCCCTGTCCCCCACGAAGCTCCCCGCCCTGCCGTCACCGCACCGCCTGGACCCGGAGCCGGCCCACTGCCGGGGCGAGTGCGGCCTGCCCGGGCACGGCGTGCACGACGCGACGGCCGACCCCGCCGCCGTCCGCGCCCTCTTCTCCGCCGCGCCCTGGGCCACCGGGTACGGCATCGCCTGCGGACGCCCGCCGCACCACCTGATCGGTGTCGACCTGGACACCAGGACGGCCGCCACCGGCGCCACGGACTCGGCAGCGGCCCTGCGGCAGCTGGCGCTCCGGCATCTGTTCACGATCCCGGAGACGGTCACCGTCATCACCCCGAGCGGCGGCCGCCACCTGTGGCTGACCGGCCCGTCCGACGTGGTGGTGCCGAACTCGGCGAGCCGCCTCGCCCCCGGGATCGACATCCGCGGCGCCGGCGGCTACCTCGTCGGCCCGGGATCGGTGTCGGCGCACGGCGCGTACCGGCTCGCACCGGGCTCGGCCGAGCTGCCGCCCGCCCCGTGCCCCGACGCCCTGCTGAAGCTGATCGCACCCCCCGCGGCCACCCACCGCCCCGCGCCCGCCCGGGCCCCGCACGGCCAGGGCCTGATCCACTTCGTGCTCGCCGCCCACGAGGGGCAACGCAACACCCGGCTGTTCTGGGCCGCCTGCCGGGCGTACGAGAACGGCATCGGCGAGAGCCTCGCCGACGCGCTGACCGAAGCAGCCGTGCGCGCCGGGCTGACCGAGCGTGAGGCCCGCGCGACGATCGCGTCGGCCGCACGGCTGACGAGCCGTTGA
- a CDS encoding acyl-CoA dehydrogenase family protein, giving the protein MHLAPTERQQRLRAELRSYFRALMPDGPPAADDHAEQRRLLGRIGTDGLLGLGWPVEYGGQGRGADEQFVFFDEAYRAGAPVSMVTLNTVGPTLMTYGTDEQKASFLPGILRGRLVFAIGYSEPGAGTDLAALRTKAVRDGGDWVVGGQKVFTSNAQNADWIWLACRTDSEAPRHRGISVVMVPTDAPGFSWTPIRTVGGLTTTATYYDGVRVPATNLVGEENGGWGLITSQLNHERVALAAIGMQAEDFAAAALERARTPDPVTGVRAVDEPWVRSRLAEVHARLAATRLLSWRLVGDVGTGRLAPGDASGVKFMGTESAVEVYRMCQEITGEAGLVRAGSPGAVGDGELERMNRAAQINTFGGGVSEVQREIVATMRLGMRRGKR; this is encoded by the coding sequence GTGCATCTCGCCCCGACAGAGCGCCAGCAGCGGCTGCGCGCCGAACTCCGCTCGTACTTCCGTGCCCTCATGCCGGACGGTCCCCCGGCCGCGGACGACCACGCCGAGCAGCGCAGGCTGCTCGGACGTATCGGTACCGACGGACTCCTCGGCCTCGGGTGGCCCGTCGAGTACGGAGGGCAGGGCCGGGGTGCGGACGAGCAGTTCGTCTTCTTCGACGAGGCGTACCGCGCGGGCGCGCCCGTCTCCATGGTCACGCTGAACACGGTCGGCCCGACGCTGATGACGTACGGGACGGACGAACAGAAGGCGTCCTTCCTGCCCGGGATCCTGCGCGGTCGACTCGTCTTCGCCATCGGCTACAGCGAGCCCGGGGCCGGTACCGACCTCGCGGCGCTGCGCACCAAGGCTGTGCGCGACGGCGGCGACTGGGTCGTCGGCGGTCAGAAGGTCTTCACCTCCAACGCCCAGAACGCCGACTGGATCTGGCTCGCCTGCCGCACCGATTCCGAGGCACCCCGGCACCGGGGCATCTCGGTCGTCATGGTGCCCACCGACGCGCCGGGCTTCTCCTGGACCCCGATCAGGACGGTCGGCGGGCTCACGACGACGGCGACGTACTACGACGGCGTCCGGGTGCCCGCGACGAACCTCGTCGGCGAGGAGAACGGCGGCTGGGGACTGATCACCAGCCAGCTCAACCACGAGCGGGTGGCACTCGCCGCGATCGGCATGCAGGCGGAGGACTTCGCGGCGGCGGCCCTGGAGCGGGCCCGCACGCCCGACCCGGTGACGGGCGTGCGCGCCGTCGACGAGCCCTGGGTGCGTTCGAGGCTGGCCGAAGTGCATGCCCGGCTCGCGGCGACGCGTCTGCTCAGCTGGCGGCTGGTGGGGGACGTGGGGACCGGCCGGCTCGCCCCCGGGGACGCGAGCGGTGTGAAGTTCATGGGCACCGAGTCGGCCGTCGAGGTGTACCGGATGTGCCAGGAGATCACGGGCGAGGCGGGGCTGGTGAGGGCCGGTTCACCGGGCGCCGTGGGGGACGGGGAGCTGGAGCGGATGAACCGTGCGGCACAGATCAACACGTTCGGGGGCGGGGTGAGCGAGGTGCAGCGGGAGATCGTCGCGACGATGCGGCTCGGCATGCGGAGGGGGAAGCGGTGA
- a CDS encoding bifunctional MaoC family dehydratase N-terminal/OB-fold nucleic acid binding domain-containing protein, with protein MSEDELYPLLKAYEGRGASAPGVGKDPVNAPMIRHWCEAMGDRNPAYEGPDAIAPPTMLQAWTMGGLSGHTGRTGAHDELFALLDGAGFAAVVATDCEQEYLRPLRPGHRITYDSVIEAVSPRKTTRLGAGYFITTRMDVRADGELAGTHRFRILKYAPGAGRGTRPRRPRPVVNRDNAGFWEGVARHRLLIQRCASCARPRFPWLPGCGVCGSAEWDAVEADGAGTVYSYVVMHHPRFPAFGGPDGVSREGPDPDGPGPYAVGLIELAEGVRMVSNVIGVPYDKVRIGMPVRLEFMRADEELQLPVFRALSEGAG; from the coding sequence GTGAGCGAGGACGAGCTGTATCCGCTGCTGAAGGCGTACGAGGGGCGCGGCGCCTCGGCCCCCGGCGTCGGCAAGGACCCGGTGAACGCGCCGATGATCAGGCACTGGTGCGAGGCGATGGGCGACCGCAACCCGGCGTACGAGGGACCGGACGCGATCGCTCCGCCGACGATGCTCCAGGCGTGGACGATGGGCGGGCTGTCCGGGCACACCGGCCGCACCGGAGCGCACGACGAGTTGTTCGCACTGCTCGACGGCGCCGGGTTCGCCGCGGTGGTGGCGACCGACTGCGAGCAGGAGTATCTGCGCCCGCTGCGGCCCGGGCACCGGATCACCTACGACTCCGTGATCGAGGCGGTCTCGCCGCGCAAGACGACCAGGCTGGGCGCCGGCTACTTCATCACGACCAGGATGGACGTCCGGGCGGACGGGGAGCTCGCCGGGACGCACCGCTTCCGCATCCTCAAGTATGCGCCGGGGGCCGGGCGGGGAACCCGGCCCCGGCGGCCCCGCCCGGTGGTCAACCGGGACAACGCGGGGTTCTGGGAAGGCGTCGCCCGGCACAGGCTGCTGATCCAGCGCTGCGCCTCGTGCGCGAGGCCGCGCTTCCCGTGGCTGCCGGGTTGCGGGGTGTGCGGCTCCGCGGAGTGGGACGCGGTCGAGGCAGACGGCGCGGGGACGGTCTACTCGTACGTGGTGATGCACCACCCGCGCTTTCCCGCCTTCGGCGGCCCCGACGGCGTGTCCCGGGAGGGACCGGACCCGGACGGGCCCGGTCCGTACGCGGTGGGACTGATCGAACTGGCCGAGGGCGTGCGCATGGTCAGCAATGTGATCGGGGTGCCGTACGACAAGGTGCGCATCGGGATGCCCGTCCGGCTGGAGTTCATGCGGGCCGACGAGGAACTGCAGCTGCCGGTGTTCCGGGCCCTCTCGGAAGGGGCGGGGTGA